The following are encoded in a window of Halorarum salinum genomic DNA:
- a CDS encoding HalOD1 output domain-containing protein has protein sequence MPTTTPSLTHRIVEQLEAQGLDRNDYQLYDVIDSEAVSQVVASTGPETRIQFYIEEFRVTVTGDGDVDVQAV, from the coding sequence ATGCCGACCACCACGCCATCGTTGACACACCGTATCGTCGAGCAGCTCGAAGCACAGGGATTGGACCGGAACGACTACCAACTGTATGACGTGATCGATAGTGAGGCGGTAAGCCAGGTGGTTGCCTCGACCGGGCCCGAAACCCGGATCCAGTTCTACATCGAGGAGTTCCGGGTGACAGTGACTGGTGACGGGGATGTGGACGTCCAGGCAGTATAA